The DNA region tgttccaatatgattgattaactgcaataaattatgtacctaagggaattcaaatttaaaaaacaatacaacacttattgtaaattagtaactgttatttacaattattcctacaacttaatttgaaatattaacaattttaacattcaagagatgcagtaaaacttgagaacactaggtatctcatcattcaaaaactcaacaactacatacacgccatcaatttatttcagatgtaattcataacacataatttcttaaaagagtcaaatttgatgattaacatcaatggatttattttaaatggaaaatgtgtagggtttaacataatggttaaggcttgactaataccatatggaataaataatgaaattatttactaacaatttcttaaaacaggagaataagtttttgagagacTCTGAAGCCGATGTCGTTTGTCTGCAAGAAACATTCCTAAAACCGGACATAGGATTCTTTATCCCAGGATACTCTATCCTCCGGGCTGGTGGAGGGGTTGGCATTCTGATCCGGAACTCCATCAGGCACCAGAGGATCGATACGTCCCTCTTTCTGGGCGAGTCGATTGGAGTCGAACTCGCCCTAGAAAGTGGTCCGCTTACGATTGTCTCGGCTTATGTTCGACCGACTGAGAGAGTTTCCTGACTCAATCTCCCGTCCATCCTGCATCCCAACTGTCGTACAGTCATTGCTGGGGACTTCAACAGTAAGCACACAGCGTGGGGTTGTGTAAAATCTAACACCAACGGCGGTTTCCTGCTGCGGGCGTCACTGGACTACCGGTTCTCGGTGGAAACCACCGAGACGCCAAACCACTTCCCTGATAGTCCCTCATGCCGATCTGATATCCTTTCCATTTTCCTCTGCAAAAACATCACAGAGGTGCCGGAGGTCATTAACCACCAGGTGTTGTCTTCGGACCACAACCCGATCTCCCTGGCACTTAACGAGAATTGTTGCCAGTGGGAGCCTCGTAAGAGGAAAACCAACTGGTTGCAATTccgttatttaatggaaaccacCGATTTGCGGTGCAGGATTTTGAACTCTGAAAGGGATATAGGCGGTGAAGTGGATAGGCTGTCAAATGACATCCTGACAGCCTTAGAACGGTCGACGCATGCTTGCCCTAACATATGCAAGCAGCATAGTCTTCCTGGCGAGGTTGTCACCCTCATCAGGAAGAAAAACCGTAGCAGGAAACTTTGGCAGCGTACTCGGGACCCCTTCATCAAGGCCCGGTACAACGCCCTGAGCCGTGAGGTCCGGGCCTGCCTGCTTGAACTCCGGAGCTCATCGTTCCAGGAGTTCATAGCAGAGGCAGAACTCCATCCTCGTCGGACCTGGAAAGTCATAAGGTCTATCCGAGGGAGGCGTATGCGCTATCCGCACCTTGTTCATGATGGCATCAAAGTCGTCCTGGACAAGGATAAAGCGGAGGTGTTTGCAGACTCCCTTGAGCGGCAATGCTCTCCAAACGCCAGTCTTCCTGGGTTTGTTGTAGAGCACAACTCCATCAGCCGTCAGGTGGACTCTATGACTTTCCCAAAACCTGATAGTGACATTCTTCCTACTTCTCCCAGCGAAGTCAGAGGTATCCTTAAAGCCCTCAATAACCGGAAAAGTCCCGGCCCAGACACCATCCCCAATGTGGCCCTTAAGAAGCTTGCTACCATTCAGGTGGTAATGCttactaacattataaatgcgaTGCTCCGTTTCCACTACTTCCCGTCGGCATGGAAGGTGGCGACGGTAgtgtacattttaaaacccaacaaacctgcccaccttgctagcagttatcgtcccattagcctcctttcttcgctaagcaaggtggcggagcaggttattcggactcggcttgaggaatttatggctgaccagcacatcctgccgaacgctcagtttggatttcgtcgaggccatggtaccggtcatcagattttgcgagtgaccgaggacatggctggaaggcgtaacaaggggcagcatggtaccatgttgctccttgatgtcaagcaggcatttgacagggtttggcacgctgatctaatacacaaactggcttcgttaaattttccttcttaTCTGATCGGCACTATCCGCTCTTTCCTTTCCAACCGCTCCTTTCGTTCCAGGGTTGGAAGCGAGTTCTCTTCTTCGAGAACTATTACCGCTGGTGTCCCGCAAGGTTCCAAACTATCACCTACTCTCTTCAATCTCTATTGTAACGACATACCATCTTGTCCTAGAGTTACTATAGCAATGTATGCCGATGACGTTGCTTTAATTAGCTCCCACAGATGTACAGTTTATGCGGAGATCCATATTAGGAACTTCCTGCCTAAACTGCTCTGTTGGTACTCTCGATGGAGATTGGAGATCAATCGTTCTAAATCCGAAGCTATCTTCTTCTCAAATCGACGAAGGTTGCCACCTAAATTCCTTATCAATGATCACCAAGTTGAGTGGAGTCCCAGCGCCAAGTACCTGGGTGTCATACTTGACAAGAAACACAGTTTCTCTCGCCAGGTCGCTTTGGTAAAGTGGAAAGATCTAGTAGCCTTTGTtgctttgaaatctttcttcctttctaaacgTCTTTCCTCTTTAGTTAAGCTGCGTGTTTTTAATGCGACAGTCCTCTCTCTTTTCACTTATGCTTTTCCTATATGGGGCACCGCCGCCCCTTGGCTCATTAGGTCCCTGCAAGGGACCTACATGTGGCTAGTGAGGTCGGCCCTTGGTGTCCCATACTATATTCGTGACAGACAagtctgtttcgaatacaacatttcctctcttttggagctgcggcgcaaacatgccctcaatctccggagatctatctttcaacactctaatccggagattgcatgcttgcatgacatccaaccctgtgaatctgacagatgcaagagaccttatctcttggctgtctagacctctgcgtctctttgggacatcttttctttagtatgtggcggttagctgcaaacctctttaattttttccttctccctattttcctaaacctatatggttatactcttaggccatgatcttcggatcgatgcccggagaggggtttttagtcggttagtCCGACACTGCCTTCGACATCCAACAGAATGCGTCTTGTATATTTTCCCCTatttgacccaataaaaaaaagagaactctggacctgtacgtttgttttgacaactgactgacaactgatatttcagttatttcattttgcttgttggtcgattttatattggcgataccaaatatagaaagatgatattctaaattgtcgagatattctgaacacaggattctataataataatggaggagctatcctcctgtgacagttaacagagaaacattcttctgatacaatttaatttacaatgcgaaaaaacatcttataattgaaaataaagcttacgctataacagagtcaagaattgagacacaattttcttagaaaagcatttatttggaataccgatcagacatgtgttagatgatgatattcttccaggtaaatagaaaggaagaatgtatgaatattgaatgtgtttcttttgtttgataaacagtTTCGTTGCtaatgaacccagattatgtacaaaactattctttggtaaatttaccttctaaacttgttcatttagttattgcgaagagcacaaaaaacttgagcaacttttatttatcttctaaagggttcttatcccatcaaataacattcgcaaagttcaatttatattgtgcatcacaatcttcaagttttgattcaccaccacgatttgaactttattttaaagcaagtatggagcatgtaggtaaagtaaattgtgtttcacctcttgaatgtttataaagattttttagaaaaatactacttaataggatcccaggttcctataatcgcgattataaatcagcaactaaggccaaggtgtccaatttgtcagctctcaagaaaacgtggagacacttaaaatatatatgcacaaacgtagatgaaaatttcaacaaaattacaaatgatacagctattaattataaatttcatctgaacaaagattgcaaatcagaaaattgtaaagtggaaatcactttttcatgattttgtaaataaaatgtgttgacattatttgaagttgtcatctagagatgaggaatctaattaaattttgacataaaattagcaaatttggaaagattggtatcttagtgttatttgagggtaataatccaaccaaacgtgatagaaaaaattcagtacctagctgaaatttgccgctcactaattcttgcttaaagaatcaactacgtgaattaacttttgatttaaaaaggtgaaataattaaacatttacaataatagccaCCTActctctgaaggtttcgattacgagtcactgaaatcaaatcagttgcagatctctcgtcgacatttattttgaatcaaagaaatactgtctgtgattctgcagataattaacatgtgaatagaaattgcttttgttaacattgttaactttatacttaaatgccgatatatactttgttgctaagagaggtgagggatgttgtctttcaagtaaatttgatttgatcttgcattttattaatattacatcaagttgtggttcagttatattttttggtataattctattcgtttgaatccacagtgtcaacaaattgacagaacaaagaaatatcgagatgagatgagttatactaaatggtagaactgttccgaatcaaattcatccttatatttcaacctacactaaatgaccataaatgtgattcccaaatatttatatataatataactttccaaataaaactactttgtgaacctttaagttatgtgattaatttaatataagtttggttgttaacaaatggtttcgacccattgtcgatttttttaaccttcaactattcagtggaggtacttaaaagttatatgcaacatatttttttaggaaacacatttagtgattacagtacagattaaaatttaaggaaaaattacttcggcactaatctaaaattataattgctataaacaagcttcattctcagatgatagatgagttgaaacctagatccacactatggaaacatttccataaaatgaaagtacttgctatatacagagatagaaatgtggaactcaaacggaaacattccagtcctcagcctttttggtagaacttttgaatacggtttcttggtaatgatgttttcttctttattgtgattttttcttgtacttttttcggatttcttggattttttttcatatttcatagcctcagagaaaatatttgccgatgtcgtcaggttgtgtcgtggctcatttcatcttcatttatatgatggtaatcagcctttctatgtgaacgtaacttctcgtgcccaacgaatcgtcgaaatactttaaaaaagatatataaaattaatattaaatattaattttattatatataccaattttatttgtttttcatttaatttaaataatttaattgtgtgttttaacataaaatatgtcattaattataaaaatcttgaatacagatgaaaattatacttacatttatatccaattcttgggccactagaatctctacaccatttgccttttgcatcgtactttaagatttcaatcttaatttattctgaaaacaaattaattaggtattaatgtgttgttttaaggagcgtcaaatacatgaaagtacttattctttgtttagttgggaattcctgtacgtaaattaatgaatttagacaaaaatattccctaaaaataacaatttgatacgatctgtttcatttctagcattactatacacaagtatttcttccgattatcatttccaatgaggcagggactcattaataaaagcgagaatatttatctaataattttgaattgaagcgtaggagcaacttcagagagatgtggttcgtatgaaacaaaagtttgaactgattaaagtttggtggtaaacaagtaaagaaaactttttggtctacctgattttatgaacaaaattgaaattagtttatgacaacgaaattcaaatgtctacaaatgaataacgaaataataaataaaacattgaaatttgtttatgggaacggaattcaaatgtctacaaatgaataacgaatagttaatgttataagctctttagagaacaacttaggaaacttagtttttaatttttttacatgtagataaagtaggaacatattgtatagaatatcataagacacaatcaaccaatgataattgatagtttaaagtgtaaacctcagtactcatgcaaacactatacttactcatcattggtccaattcactcgaggcaagttatgttagaatatctagacatcgcgtataacggttgtgatgacaacggagaataaaaacaacagaagagcgtagttatagaaacagagttaagttgtaagagcagagttagttgtatacagcccaccaatgttgtaaaatagtcaataagcgttttactgagtaccttgcattgtAACGGGTTACCGATGATAATTCAGTTGGTATAACCaaagtctttttgaaagactcgttacaacaggttaaagggagcgatttaattttacacaaaatatttatgaggttagactatacaattcttactccataattaatttcaatatcactaacctttgtttttgttgaacagaTCTTCTTCAACTAAGGTGATGTATTACACTCAATACTCACACCTTTCACCAAaccgaaatattagataatttctactcactgttttattgttctttaatttctagttcggaattaattaaaactcaattttaattaacctaactatattaacaaaataaatataagaaaaacaaaaacaaataaatataaatagaaaaaaattgaataatttaaatttacttaaattcttgGCAAAAAGGTTGAACTTTGACAAACAGTAagtaaaaacaactaaaagaaCTTCGATCTCGACACTTGAAAAATTCGGGTAAAAATCtaccaaaataaatgaatcccaGAGTTTTATAAACTCGGATTCTAGGAAGGGGTGAAGTAGGTGGTGACTTAAGACCCTTAAGAATCTGAATGTCTCCAACAACGATCCTACTTCAACCAATCAGATGAACTAAACAAATGTTCCTTTTCTCAACATTGttgccaaattaatttaagagtttttctatatgaaaccctaatctaaataataataatgtacttggtctaaaaaaccttaatgcaattcaaaatacaatacaattcattgtttcaataatattacaattctgatgttatttgcataaggaaaaaccattgtacttacaaacattttcaatcttttttaaaaatcaattcattaacttaaataagacaaaataaaagaacaaagttacaattttctaaaattttctgttggggtaaattattacattttcctttaattaatttaatttaattactgaataagtTCTACATAGAAATATCACTATTTAAACTTCGAACCCACTGTGCGACCACACCCTGACACTAGATAAGGGTTCGAAAAGAACAcatgtgttaaaaaaaatcaacgaacgtttagattaagataagtaatttttaaaataaattttgtattttacgactattttacgattaccaaatgtaagattaattttaagaaaacccataaaaatatgaaaaaattcgtgagaatctaaacaaagtgGTGGTCTAAAAATTCTCCCACGAAGTCATTTATTAACGGTTTTCTAGCTCTGTTACATTACTCCCCCTTTTAGAGAAAAGCAATTCTTTAAGTGACAACGTTAATGAATTGgttttatcaaaacaataatCAAACTCGACATCTAAACCTAAACATCATTACATACATCTCAATACAAttcaaaacattataatttcaattacatgACCTAAGAACACATAACATTGACCAACAAAATATCATTCAAAATCTAGACAGCTAGGATTTATTTCGTTAGTTGATGGTCCTTGGTGAATCGTTCCTCTTAAGGTCCTGGTAGCTGATTCTGGTTGTTGCTCCTCATTATTGCTGATGTTTgtgcaataataattatacaaagaaATCCTTTCCTCTTCCAATGCTCTGGTTATCATTTTTCTGTAGACTCGTTCAGTCGTTGACCCGGTACTTGGCCCCTGGTGATTGGTTCCTGGACATCCGCTTCTTCGTCCTTCGTTTCTCATCCTTAATCATAGGCTCCTTGGTCCTTGATCGTTCGTCCTCAACGATACTCTTGGATAAGTAGTTGGTAACCACTTATACTGCAGGcttcaaattacaaaatgtgGTGTAGCAGCAACCACAAGTCGTAAACAACTTCTtggaaataaagaaatctaaatattccttTTCTTCTGTCTGCCTGGGACCCTCATGAAATAACTGTCCAGagaaatttcttctttttcctCTCGTGGTATCAAGATTTGTAAACTTCGTTTATCGTATTCATCGTGTTGTTGTGTCTAATTGGAAGTCCTCTTGAAAAATCCTTGAGATCCTGGATCATTGATGTTGATAGATCCGTCATCTCGACACTgatgattttttcaacatttaagaaaaacttggcaaaataactaaaacagataatagttaatattgtTCTACgaacacatattttaaaatccttGGAGTTTATTAtcgaatttttacaaattcttctttcaattcatttcttctttcaattgcacatgtacattttttacattgttgTGATCTTGTAAGCGTTTCCGTATTCCACATTTCAATCCACTTTGATTGAAAAATACCCATGACTCACTTCCTCTTTGAAGTAGTCCGGAATACATATTTACTATACCTCGTCTCATTTCGACTCTAACTTCAGCAATTTCTCCAAAACATCATATCTTTCCACATATTTCCACATATTTCGTAAATCCGGTGCTCTGCGTAGGCTGCTATTCGACTTCCTTTAAGTCCTTTTCATTATACCTCAACCCAACTTACTAATGGGTACCTGTAAACTCTACAACTTTTCCTGCTACTTTGTCTACTTTCATTTCATCAATTCATGAGTAACCACTTTTACTCTCACACTTGCACCACATGTGTACATCTACACATACAACTACACCTACGCTAAAAAACTCAGTTGTGCCACGTGATGGATCACCGTAGTACGACGACTACACAAATACAAAGAGTTGCATATCAACCTCTCACCAAAACATCAATTCCGTATTGTGACTGCCAGGACACGTCACCCACTGCAAAACAAAGAAGTCACATTTTCTGCTCATTCAGACTATGTCTTCACGGATAATCCAACAACTGCAGGTACATCTGGAAACCCCTGGATCCACCAAGATGGGGTCACTCCGCGCGCGCGAAGCATTTACTTTTCTACAAAATTTCTAGTCTTCCACTCAAGACCTAGACCACTTAATACCTCTCCTTACCTTTAAAAGGAGGAACCAACTAACAAACGAACAAGTTACCCGAAAGTGTcaagtttttattgaaatatgtgaTATATGACTGAGGTATTGTAAAATCTTGAAGAAATCTAACAACAGAGAatctattatttctatttgttttcacTGAACTCGAAAACACAATAGAGCTAATAAGAGGAAGTCTTACTAGAAAAAATTGAGTGGTAATAAATCATAGTATTAAGGAATTTGCGCATAATTACGTTAATACTAAACATTAAAACCTTGaaatttgcaaaaataaactacatcTTCAGATAATCTCACCACATTCGGGTGCTTGGAGCTAAAACCAAACGTACAGGAATCAAGATTGATCAGATCTTTACCAACATGAGAATATAGAAGAAAATTACTAATGCAAAACCTGTTGTTGTTAGATTCTTTTGGGCTATTGtaaatccattttatttaactgagCGACACTTCAGAAGACCATCTAATGTGAAAAGATTTTGACTTGTCTTATCACCGCCAAGCAATGAGGGCACGCCATTACCTGAACAGATCGTCTTCCGGTAATCCACAATGAACTGTGATTCATCGGCGTAACCGGAACGTAAACCTGCAGATTGTTTTATGTACTTTGTAAACCAAATACAACCTATAGCCCTTCGTTTCGACTCATCATTTTTCTTTCAACAACTCAAAATTCTTAAAGACActtattttcactttttttactaaaaatttcattttccttTATGTTTAAGTTTACTTTCTCgtctatttttctttaagaaataacaatttttcgaTGTATGAGTTGTACTGTTGCACATTTTACAATTACTAAAACGACAATTAAGTCTATAATGACCTTTTTGACCACACgtataacaaaattgattctttaacttgcttttaatttttcgatCATTACTCgcctttacttttaaaatatgaactttACCATTATCTCGAACTCTATCATctctttcacaattttctgtcaTTAGActagttttttcaaataaatttttatcaaattcttTTTTCTCTGGGGTCAGCTTTAATCTAAGAAAAATGTCTTCTTTTTCTGACGCTATACGGAAAGCTTCgtctaaattcaaaaatatgccCTCCGCCCGAACCAAATTTGATAGCCTAGTATCTAAACCATCAACAAATTGCTGAGCGACCAACATATTCACAAATCTCGACAACTCGAATGGATCTGATTCTGTGACCATCTTTTctgcaattattttaagtctACACATAAAAGATCCTAATGattcatttgtttttcttttacattttgttaGTTCATTTTTAGcctcataaaaattaacttttttatcaaaaacacTAGCTAACCAATTTTTCATATCTTTAAAAGTCTGAGGTCTACGAGAAGTttcaatagtaaaataaaactctCTAGCTAAACCTTTCAATTTGAATTCAATAGCTGAGACCATTTGTTTTTCCGACCAATTATTGTCTTTACCAATTAATTCAACACTCTTGACGAAAACCCTGTAATCACTCTCACCATCAAAATCATCTATGAATGTAAGATTACTGTTCATAGCTAACCTTGACAAGGAATAACACAGTGCTTCCATCAAAGTATTACTGTTGGTATTACGTTTTGATGCTAACTGTTCTCTAGATGTTAAACTCAAACaagtttcatcaaaattattaactgaatatttattaaaacttgactCGTCACGACTCATTTCCACAAAcaattataagatattttttatattacttaatagACTTGTATTTAGTTCACAGCGTTTTTGACCTTTTGCCCAAAAACAGTACAAATGGAAAATCAGTACTCTTTGCTCCCGGAATTGATAACTGAGTATACTACTAGAAATTGCTACGAAACCTTACAAATCAATGTACATGCAAATACTTTCTTCCttttacatacaaaaaaaaactacggAAGACAAACtactaatcaataaaaattaaactatttctcTGAAAGAAAAAtctcaattaataaatctgaaataaattcagcGTTAATAATTCCAAATGGTTATGCGAACTTATAATCTTCCACTTGTATTATTGTCATAaggaaattttgttaaattcttacttaattaaatattttttttttttttttatgaaatacaatcattattattcttgaaatgtaaaattaccTCTTTTTCTTTAACCAACCCCTCATAAATCTCAGTGACACTCACTCAAAAGCTTTACTACCTGCTTTTATTTATAGCTTACAGTCAACCACATTTGTCAAATTATAAGTTCCGTAAGACCATCAcactaaattattagaaatattgtttcaatattaaagaaataggatttttacttatatataaacaattatcaacaaaatttgtaCCATTTAAATGAACAATACTATCcaaccaaatattaaaacaacttctaacaatttataacGACAAATGACGTGATTTTGTCAATGCCGGAGATTTCACCGATTTCCTGTGTCTTTTCtgtgttgttaaaattttatttacttattcaatattttccaattactATAAATTGAAACTAATCATTTTATTCTCAAATTTGACCTAAACttcgatttattttacaaaaccaatttcacaaatattagcaattaaaacaacaacagaCAGGTAAATGATACTAAAaatcagaataaaaatatgtatagtcAACCACAGATCTTGTTTACTCTTGAACttcttaacaaataaattttaattttcttctatcttcaaatctttaaattaaaacactcGACTCCAAAATTATGTGAACATTTTACACAAACTTTATAccatcaaattttatgtaactataattaacatcaaattatgtattaaatttacaattgtacAAGCATAACATCAAACTAtgtctcaatttttattt from Aethina tumida isolate Nest 87 chromosome 1, icAetTumi1.1, whole genome shotgun sequence includes:
- the LOC126264184 gene encoding uncharacterized protein LOC126264184; the protein is MSRDESSFNKYSVNNFDETCLSLTSREQLASKRNTNSNTLMEALCYSLSRLAMNSNLTFIDDFDGESDYRVFVKSVELIGKDNNWSEKQMVSAIEFKLKGLAREFYFTIETSRRPQTFKDMKNWLASVFDKKVNFYEAKNELTKCKRKTNESLGSFMCRLKIIAEKMVTESDPFELSRFVNMLVAQQFVDGLDTRLSNLVRAEGIFLNLDEAFRIASEKEDIFLRLKLTPEKKEFDKNLFEKTSLMTENCERDDRVRDNGKVHILKVKASNDRKIKSKLKNQFCYTCGQKGHYRLNCRFSNCKMCNSTTHTSKNCYFLKKNRRESKLKHKGK